GGCTTCGTCCGCGGCCGCCTGCTCATCTCGTTCATCGTAGGAGTCTTCATCTGGTTCGGCCTCTTGCTCTTGGGTGTGCCGCTGGCCCTGTCGATCGCCTTTATCGCCGCGGTCTTGAACCTGATTCCCTATCTGGGTCCCATCATCGGCGCCATTCCGGCGGTGTTCCTGGGGCTGACCGTCGGCCCCTGGGTGGCGGTGGGCGCGGTGGCGGTCTTTGTCGGCGCCAACCTGTTGGAGGCGCACGTCTTCGGGCCTTATATCATGGCCAAAGCGACCAACCTCCACCCCGTCACGGTGCTGCTGGCCCTGCTCCTGGGCGCCGGGCTGATGGGCCTGGTGGGCATCTTGCTGGCGATTCCGGTGGTGGCGCTCGCCAAAGTCGTCTTGGAAGAGTACCTGCTCACCAGGCCGGCCTTTCGCGGCCCGCCCACCTCGGTGCCGGAGCCGCCCCTGCTGGAGCGGAAGCCGAGGGCGGACACCTAAGAGGCGGACACCCAGGAGGGCGGCACCCAGGAGGGCGGCACCCAGGAGGCTCAGGCTCGAGCCCTTGCTGAGAGGAAAGCCCGGTTTTGCGGCCCCCGGCGCGGTAAGCTTGGGTGTGGCGAGACAGCGAAGCAAAGCGAAAGTACCAAGACCCCACCAGCCCGACCTCGAGGCCGTCGGCCTGGTGCTCCTGGCGCTCGGCCTGGTCACGCTGGGCCTGCTCCTGCCCGTCCTGCCGACGGGCGAGCTGGGCGCGGCCCTGCGCGGCCTCTTGACGGGCAGCATCGGCTGGGGCGCCTACGCCCTGCCCTGGCCGGTGCTCGCCCTGGGCGGCCTCTTTTTGCTGCGCAAGAACCCCAGGAGCTGGCCGCGCCTCCTGGCCGGCTATCTGCTCTTGGCGCTCGGCCTCTGGCTCCTGCTCATGCTCTTTAGCCCCGCCTCGAGCGGTCTCTGGGGTGAGCGCCTGCGCGCCTCGCTGGCCGGCGCCACGGGCTGGCTGGCGCTGGTGCCGGCGCTCCTCGTCTTGAGCCTGGGCGTAGAACTCCTCTTGGGCTGGCCGCCAACGCGCCTCGCTCGAGGCGCCACCCGCCGGAGCGTGCAGGCCGTCCGTCACGGCGCGACGGGTTTGCTGTCGGCCCGGCGGCGCCTCAAATCGCGAGCGGCCTTTGGCGCGGACGTGGCCCTGGCTCAGCGCGGCCTCCGCGATATCGACAAGGACCTGGCGGCCTTGCGCACGCTCTACCCCGGCAGCGCCGAACTCGGCAAGTGGCGCAAGGCCGTGGCTAAGACCCGCGCGGCCCTGGAGAGGGCGGACGAGGAGACGCTTCAAGACGCCCAGGCGGACCTCCAGGCCTGGCAGAATGCCGTCGCCGGCTTTACCCAGGACCGGGCCGCGGAGTTCCGCCACAGCCTGGACGGGGAGGCCCTGGCCGGCTTCGAGGCCTGGTTGCGGGCGATGACTGACGGCTTGAGCGAGCCCTTCGAGGAGCCCGGCCGGGTCGCGTGCGCGCTCGACGACATCCGCAAGACCCTGCTTTTGGACCTCACCGCCCTGGCCCAGCGCTACGGGCGCCTCAGGAGGGCGCGCGACCTGGCCGAGGGCGGGCTCGCAGGCTGCGGGCCGCGCGCGCTGGTGCAGGCGATGGCCGACCACCAGGTCAGGCTGCAGGCCTACGCCCAGATTGCCGAGTCGCAACGGGCGCTGGCAAGCGACGCCGGCCAGCTGGGCGCCTGGTACGGTCTGTCGGCGGCGTTCTTGCGCTTGCAGAGCGAGTTCGGCGGCGCGCCCGAGTTAGGCGAGCTGAGCGCCCGGCTGAGCGAGGCCTTGCGCGCGCGGGGCCGTTCCGCCCTGGCCGAGAGCGAGGGCTGGCGCGAGCGGCTGAGTGAGCTCCAGAGCAAATTGCGCCGGCCCGGACCGGTCGCCGGGGCGCTCGAGCCCGACTTAGAAGCCGAGGCCGAAGCCGAATCTCAAACCGAGGCTCAAACGGAGGCGCCGCCCGAGGCGCCAAGCTTGGCGGAGGCGCCCGACGCGCCCGAGCTCGAGTCTGGAGACGAGGAGGCGCCCGAGGCGCCCGAGCTTGCATTTGGAGACGCGTCCCCTAGCCAGCCCGCTCCCAGCATCAGCGAGGCGATCGTCGACGAGCCGGAGGAGGGCCACGAGGTGGATACGCGCGTCGGCGGCATTCCCATCCAGCTTCCCGGCTTCGAGCTCCTGGACAAGCGCGCGAAACAAGACGACAGCCCCGGCGAGCAGGCGCGCGAGGCCCAGGGCAGGGTGCGCAAGATCGACGAGACGCTTCACAACTTCAAGCTCCAGGGCCGGGTCGTCTCCTCGGCGCGCGGCCCCACCGTCACCCGCTTCGAGGTCGAGCCCGCGCCGGGCGAGAAGATCAGCCGCTTCGCCACCCTATCGGACGACCTGGCCCTGGCGATGGCGGTGGGCTCGGTGCGCATCGAGGCGCCGATCCCCGGCAAGAGCGTGATCGGCTTAGAAGTCCCCAACGCCCACCGCGACCTCATCACCTTCCGCGAGGCCGCCGAGTCCGCGGCGTTTCGGCGCAGCAAGGCGCGGTTGCCGCTCATCCTCGGCAAGTCGATCGACGGCGAGATGGTGGTCGGCGACCTCGCCAAGATGCCGCATTTGCTCGTCGCCGGCTCGACCGGCTCGGGCAAGTCCGTCGCGGTCAACACCCTCGTCGGCAGCCTCATCTACAAGTTCCTGCCGACCGAACTGCGCTTCCTGATGATCGACCCCAAGATGGTCGAGCTGACGCCCTATGACGGCATCCCTCACCTGGTGCGCCCGGTCGTCACCAACCCGGGCGACGCCGCCGGCGTGCTCTTGGGCACCGTGGCCCACATGGAGCGGCGCTACAAGATGATGAGCAAAATAGGCGCCAAGAACTTAGACCAGTACAACGACAAGGCGCGCAACCTGGACATGCCCGAGCTGCCGCACATGGTCATCATCATCGACGAATTGGCCGACCTGATGATCACCTCGCCCAAGGAGGTCGAGAGCGCCATCATGAGGCTGGCGCAGATGGCCCGCGCCACCGGCATGCACCTGGTCCTCGCCACCCAGCGGCCCAGCGTGGACATCTTGACCAGCCTGATCAAGGTCAACGTGCCCGCGCGCGTCGCCTTTGCGGTGTCGTCGGGTCACGACTCGAGGACGATTCTAGACACCATGGGCGCCGAGCGGCTCACCGGCCAGGGCGACATGCTCTTCTACCAGCCCGGCCTGGTCAAGCCCGCGCGCCTGCAAGGGCCCTTTATCAGCGAGCCCGAGATCCACAACCTGGCCGGCTTTTTGCGCCGCCAATACTTCGACGACGATTTCGTCGAGGCCTACGGCTCGGACTTCGATCCGCCGCCCAGCGACGAGTCCTCGGCCTCGGGACTCATCGACTGGAACGACGACAAGCTGCGCGAGGCCGCCGAACTGGTGATCAACGAGGGCCAAGCGAGCGTCTCGCGTCTGCAGCGGCGCTTGGGCGTCGGGCACGCGCGCGCGGGCAAGCTGATGGATTCGCTCGAGTCCCTGGCGGTGGTCGGCCCGCACTTAGGCTCCAAGCCGCGCGAGGTCCTGGTGACGCTAGAGGAACTGCCCAACCTCTTTGGCAAGTGAGGACGGGCTCGAGTTGTGGCTTGCAGTCGGCATCGTGCTTGAGGGTTTAGGAGATGCGGGGGTCGCGTTTCAGACGAATGTAAAGGCCTGATGCCTCTGGAGAAGGTTTTTCGGCGACTGGCCTCCACTTGTTTGTTGCGGGTGTCTACTGCCTGCCGGCTTGCGTGGCGCTCAGATTTCCCTTTCGGAAGGCCTCGGCTAGCGCCAAGGGCACCTCGGCCTCGGCCTCGACCACCTTGGCGCGCATCTCTTCGACCTTGGCGCGGTTCTCCTGCTCGGCGGCCACCGCCATCGCCCGGCGCTCCTCGGCTCTAGCCTGCGCCACGCGCTTGTCGGCCTCGGCCTGGTCGGTCTGCAAGATCGCGCCGATGTTCTTGCCGACGTTGATGTCGGCGATGTCGATGGACAAGATCTCAAAGGCGGTGCCGGAGTCGAGGCCGCGGGCGAGCACCGCCTTGGAGATGATCTCGGGACTCTCCAGGACGGCCTTGTGATCGATCGAGGAGCCGATCGAGGAGACGACGCCCTCGCCGACCCGGGCCATGATGGTCTCCTCGCCGGCGCCGCCCACGAGGCGCTCCAAGTTGGCCCGCACCGTCACCCGGGCGGTGCAGATGAGCTGGATGCCGTCCTTGGCGACGGCCATC
The genomic region above belongs to Deinococcota bacterium and contains:
- a CDS encoding DNA translocase FtsK; this encodes MARQRSKAKVPRPHQPDLEAVGLVLLALGLVTLGLLLPVLPTGELGAALRGLLTGSIGWGAYALPWPVLALGGLFLLRKNPRSWPRLLAGYLLLALGLWLLLMLFSPASSGLWGERLRASLAGATGWLALVPALLVLSLGVELLLGWPPTRLARGATRRSVQAVRHGATGLLSARRRLKSRAAFGADVALAQRGLRDIDKDLAALRTLYPGSAELGKWRKAVAKTRAALERADEETLQDAQADLQAWQNAVAGFTQDRAAEFRHSLDGEALAGFEAWLRAMTDGLSEPFEEPGRVACALDDIRKTLLLDLTALAQRYGRLRRARDLAEGGLAGCGPRALVQAMADHQVRLQAYAQIAESQRALASDAGQLGAWYGLSAAFLRLQSEFGGAPELGELSARLSEALRARGRSALAESEGWRERLSELQSKLRRPGPVAGALEPDLEAEAEAESQTEAQTEAPPEAPSLAEAPDAPELESGDEEAPEAPELAFGDASPSQPAPSISEAIVDEPEEGHEVDTRVGGIPIQLPGFELLDKRAKQDDSPGEQAREAQGRVRKIDETLHNFKLQGRVVSSARGPTVTRFEVEPAPGEKISRFATLSDDLALAMAVGSVRIEAPIPGKSVIGLEVPNAHRDLITFREAAESAAFRRSKARLPLILGKSIDGEMVVGDLAKMPHLLVAGSTGSGKSVAVNTLVGSLIYKFLPTELRFLMIDPKMVELTPYDGIPHLVRPVVTNPGDAAGVLLGTVAHMERRYKMMSKIGAKNLDQYNDKARNLDMPELPHMVIIIDELADLMITSPKEVESAIMRLAQMARATGMHLVLATQRPSVDILTSLIKVNVPARVAFAVSSGHDSRTILDTMGAERLTGQGDMLFYQPGLVKPARLQGPFISEPEIHNLAGFLRRQYFDDDFVEAYGSDFDPPPSDESSASGLIDWNDDKLREAAELVINEGQASVSRLQRRLGVGHARAGKLMDSLESLAVVGPHLGSKPREVLVTLEELPNLFGK